One Helianthus annuus cultivar XRQ/B chromosome 7, HanXRQr2.0-SUNRISE, whole genome shotgun sequence genomic region harbors:
- the LOC110868285 gene encoding S-adenosylmethionine synthase 2, translated as METFLFTSESVNEGHPDKLCDQVSDAILDACLEQDVDSKVACETCTKTNMVMVFGEITTKANVDYEKIVRDTCREIGFTSADVGLDADNCKVLVNIEQQSPDIAQGVHGHLTKKPEEIGAGDQGHMFGYATDETPELMPLTHVLATKLGAKLTEVRKNNTCPWLRPDGKTQVTVEYRNDNGAMVPIRVHTVLISTQHDETVTNDQIAADLKEHVIKPVIPAQYLDEKTIFHLNPSGRFVIGGPHGDAGLTGRKIIIDTYGGWGAHGGGAFSGKDPTKVDRSGAYIVRQAAKSIVASGLARRCIVQVSYAIGVAEPLSVFVDTYTTGTIPDKDILALIKENFDFRPGMMAINLDLKRGGNKRYQKTAAYGHFGRDDPDFTWETVKDLKPKA; from the coding sequence ATGGAGACCTTTCTATTTACATCCGAGTCAGTCAACGAAGGACACCCAGACAAGCTCTGCGATCAAGTCTCAGACGCCATTCTCGATGCTTGTCTAGAACAGGATGTCGATAGCAAGGTCGCCTGCGAGACCTGCACCAAGACCAACATGGTCATGGTTTTCGGTGAGATCACCACCAAGGCTAATGTTGACTACGAGAAGATAGTCCGTGACACTTGCAGAGAAATTGGATTCACATCTGCTGATGTCGGTCTTGATGCCGACAACTGCAAGGTGTTGGTCAACATCGAGCAACAAAGTCCCGACATTGCTCAAGGTGTGCACGGACATCTTACAAAGAAGCCGGAGGAGATCGGTGCTGGTGACCAAGGTCATATGTTCGGTTATGCTACCGATGAGACACCGGAGCTTATGCCTCTTACCCATGTTCTTGCAACTAAGCTCGGTGCCAAGCTTACTGAAGTGAGAAAGAACAACACTTGCCCATGGCTCAGGCCGGACGGTAAGACCCAAGTGACCGTTGAGTACCGTAACGACAATGGCGCGATGGTCCCAATCAGGGTTCACACTGTTCTTATCTCCACTCAACATGACGAGACCGTGACTAACGACCAAATCGCTGCTGATCTTAAGGAACACGTGATCAAGCCCGTTATCCCAGCTCAGTACCTTGACGAGAAAACCATCTTCCACTTGAACCCGTCAGGTCGGTTCGTGATCGGTGGTCCACATGGTGATGCAGGTCTCACTGGGAGGAAGATTATCATCGACACTTACGGAGGATGGGGAGCTCATGGTGGGGGTGCTTTCTCCGGGAAAGACCCAACTAAAGTGGACAGGAGTGGTGCGTACATCGTTAGGCAAGCCGCCAAGAGTATTGTGGCGTCGGGACTTGCACGAAGGTGCATTGTTCAGGTGTCTTACGCTATTGGTGTGGCTGAGCCGCTTTCTGTTTTCGTGGACACATACACGACTGGAACAATCCCGGATAAGGACATCCTTGCGCTTATCAAGGAGAATTTCGACTTTAGGCCCGGGATGATGGCTATCAACCTCGACTTGAAGAGGGGTGGGAACAAAAGGTACCAGAAGACTGCTGCATACGGTCACTTTGGACGTGATGATCCCGACTTCACCTGGGAGACCGTTAAGGATTTGAAGccgaaagcatga